ACCATTACCGTACATGTTGTTAAGTATACGTTGATATTGTTTTGTAGATGGGCATATTGGATGTATTTGAAACAGCTGGAGTGATACAAACTTACAAACACAAAGATAAAACGTTAGTTATTACccggaatatataaatatataaaacaaggaACATgttgtatttacattaaaattttgacaatttCAGCCCACAGAGACCAACtgattttacgatattttatttcctcGGAATTGCATACTCATCTTCTattggtaaatataataatttaaccagAACTAGGTTCTGTGTTTAAAAGTGTAGTGACttaaaaatcgataaaaatacCAGTCATTTATCCGAACATTTTTTAACTTGTAGAATGCTATATTATTCATGAAAATTAGATGTCATAAATTACAgtaatatcatatcatttttattattaatatatttgcccACGAGAGTCGTAATAATCATTGTTTATGGGATTATCTGAATATCtatgttaagttaaataatacctaattattttaattctttaatctttataaacattgtacacgtaatattattacgaaaaaaaataataattaaaatttgttttaggtGGAATGGCTACTATTATTGGAAGtgaaacgaataaaattttcaagaatTATTGTGAAGTGTTagtataagttaataaaatacatacgtcACAAGACCACAAACTGCTGTATAAACAGACACAAAAAATAGCTttctaaataaatgttgtaaatttgATGTTCAAACGGAAAGGTTCcgaaaatagttaattatttgtGACATAAGTATACACTTTATCAGGATCTTCCCTCGGAGTCCAACGATAGAAGTACCACAACTCATGCTGCTTACCCTGCCTGGCGTTCTAATCATGGAGATGTTCCTGTATTTATGGTTGAATTTCTATTTTTTGGGAATGCTAAGGTAGCTTAAAATCACTACTTAAATAGGTCTAATGTGTCCCTTATATAAATTGGAAGgacattttacttaattttattcattttaaactaaGCTTCCCCCATACCATgactaaattttaaacatttaataaatatatactaatcatAACATGCGAGTAAACAGTAATTAAACTTGAACAGATTAAACTTATGCCTGAAATTAATTGATGGACACATTATCCGAGAACTCAATAATGTTCCTCGTTCGTTAAAAACTAATGAGACCTTGGACATGTATTCACTATTGAGTTCTTAGTTTGGTTTAGCTACTATTTACTGTTTTACATCATACTGATTTTATTACTACAGAGTCCCCTGCCATAGACTCTACGCTAACGTAGACttctataaaatatctaatcagAAACAATGAGATTtaaacatagacaattttataactttttactaatattaattactgtCGGAacgttattgtttattttataaataatagtgatTGTTAAAACGTTGACGAAGTTTTTCAAATATAGTAGATTTTTCAGGGTGCAGAACTACACAGCTCTGCAAGCAACCCTGACAGGTGACGAGGAACAGTATATCAGCATAttgttgaaaacaaaatatcaacagTTAGGCAAAATTAAGTTTCACGAAGGGGTAATATggaattaacatattatttatataaatatgataaaacacTCTTGAAAACTCAGCCTTTTAAAAAGCCAGCCATGTCTTACAATTTTCGTTTTCCGCGCCTGAAATGACAGCCCACCAATTGGGTTGTCATTTCTGACATTTCCGTTTTTTTATGTTCCTAACATAATTAAGTAGACGAGCCATCTGATGCTAAGTGCTCACCACCGTCCACAGACATTTGGTGCTGTAATATTAACCACATCGGCCATGCgcgccaactttgggaactaagatttaaaCCCTTGTGTACTGGGACtaactcactcatccttcaaacccggaacacaagaatattaaatattgctgttcgGTGTAAAATAGGTGTTACTTACACAGATGGGGATCAAGTAAAGCAAAATACAGTTCACGAATAACCTATTCTAATGGAAGGgggaaaaaacataaacaaaccttagatttttgtatttcatgcgattcgctaataactcagctacatTGTGCAATACTCAGAGCagatgataaatatatctttattcataccacaacaataataacaaaggGACCattgttcatttttattgatattttcagGTCGTTGGCACAATAGTCATCTTAACTGCATTATTTCAAGCGATTATAAGTTCAACGTACGCAAATGAACGCAAGcatttaaatatgttagttaagtaatattaacacaCTTATTGAtcctactaaaaaaaaataactctaagcAATGAACGTCTATCtattaacaacaaaacaaagtacttgttttattaacataaatatgaccacacatattttatatagttagttttttttttttattgtaatatattataaaacagtaCATCTGGCATGGATTAAGCAACGAATGTACATATAAACGAATTGGAAGGTTATTAAAAGaagttatgtataaatatacatatcttaCTAAAATGCtactaaaattcttaaaaaaaaaatagtttttttaaaatactacataaatttctaaaaaaaaaaatagttgcattttttttttaaataaaaagttagtaCCAGTCCATGTGTATTGTATCGaaaaataatcgaaataaattaatatcgacATCAATAATCGAAAAAGTAGCTTTCGTTTCGGAGTGATTACGACTGTAGATATAAATCgggtccttttttatttattacaggaaGACAGTAAAATACCACATAAAgcaatattaagattatttacatttataaatttaatatgatgtgTATTTTGTTTCAGTGTCCTAAATTCTTCAACGCCATCTTTAAT
This is a stretch of genomic DNA from Vanessa atalanta chromosome 20, ilVanAtal1.2, whole genome shotgun sequence. It encodes these proteins:
- the LOC125072101 gene encoding protein I'm not dead yet-like; the protein is MMIIIAIEHSILHRRIAIKILLLFGCSHYRLSFLLFFSTMVLSMWCTNSIACGLMMPLVRAILKELEHMGILDVFETAGVIQTYKHKDKTPQRPTDFTIFYFLGIAYSSSIGGMATIIGSETNKIFKNYCEVIFPRSPTIEVPQLMLLTLPGVLIMEMFLYLWLNFYFLGMLR